The Bradyrhizobium ottawaense genome window below encodes:
- a CDS encoding RibD family protein, with protein MKPYVICLMHSSLDGRTHPSRWRPKGAGTDWFEKIHDELGGDAWVIGRVTGSEFARGQPYPATNDAKLPRENWFARRDAKTYGIVLDAQGKIGWGRSDIGGDPIVVVLTESVPDSHLAGLRGESVSYIFAGKSELDLALVLDILSRELGVKRLLVEGGGVANGAFLRAGLIDEFNLILSPAIDGAEGAPFVFSSTEADSDKRAPITAMTLESTRQLGGDVLLLRYLIKNDPQAASR; from the coding sequence ATGAAGCCCTATGTCATCTGTCTGATGCACTCCAGCCTCGATGGCCGCACGCATCCCAGCCGCTGGCGCCCGAAGGGGGCGGGCACGGACTGGTTCGAGAAGATTCATGACGAGCTCGGCGGCGATGCCTGGGTGATCGGCCGCGTCACCGGCTCGGAGTTCGCCAGGGGCCAGCCTTATCCTGCGACGAACGACGCGAAGCTGCCGCGTGAAAACTGGTTCGCGCGGCGGGACGCCAAGACCTATGGAATCGTGCTCGATGCGCAGGGCAAAATCGGCTGGGGCCGCTCGGACATCGGCGGCGATCCGATCGTCGTCGTGCTGACCGAGAGCGTGCCGGATTCGCATCTCGCAGGGCTCCGGGGCGAGAGCGTGTCCTACATCTTCGCGGGCAAGTCCGAGCTCGATCTGGCGCTGGTGCTGGACATTCTCAGCCGCGAGTTAGGGGTGAAGCGGCTGCTGGTGGAGGGCGGCGGCGTCGCCAATGGCGCGTTCCTGCGCGCCGGTCTGATCGACGAGTTCAACCTGATTCTCAGCCCCGCGATCGATGGCGCAGAGGGCGCGCCCTTCGTGTTCTCTTCAACGGAGGCGGACAGCGACAAGCGCGCGCCGATCACCGCGATGACGCTGGAGAGTACGCGCCAGCTCGGCGGCGATGTCCTGCTGCTGCGCTATCTGATCAAGAACGATCCGCAAGCCGCGAGCCGGTAA
- a CDS encoding FABP family protein, whose product MLPIPADIFTEPEDVSPDGLANLGPLRRLAGHWQADKGIDINPKAEGPERRTFIERIRMDPIDPQANGPQLLYGLRYHIHINTPEEDITFHDQVGYWLWEPATGLIMQTLAIPRGQVLLASGKAGPDDRTISVTAKRGDTAYGICSTDFLEQAFRTDSYRCDITFNDDGSWTYLIQTELFVRGAPFDHRDTNTLQLVAPPKLNPLAVIVNDRARSDEKGDGPAASA is encoded by the coding sequence ATGCTCCCCATTCCCGCCGATATCTTCACCGAGCCCGAGGACGTCTCGCCCGACGGCCTTGCCAATCTCGGCCCGCTTCGCCGTCTCGCAGGGCATTGGCAGGCGGACAAGGGCATCGACATCAATCCGAAGGCGGAGGGGCCGGAGCGGCGGACCTTCATCGAGCGCATCCGCATGGACCCGATCGATCCGCAGGCCAACGGGCCGCAGCTGCTGTACGGGCTGCGCTATCACATCCACATCAACACGCCCGAGGAAGACATCACCTTCCACGACCAGGTCGGCTATTGGCTGTGGGAGCCCGCGACCGGGTTGATCATGCAGACGCTGGCGATTCCGCGCGGGCAGGTGCTGCTGGCTTCGGGCAAGGCCGGGCCCGACGACAGGACGATCTCCGTCACCGCAAAGCGTGGCGATACCGCCTACGGGATCTGCTCGACCGACTTTCTGGAACAGGCGTTTCGCACCGACTCCTATCGCTGCGACATCACCTTCAACGACGACGGCAGCTGGACCTATCTGATCCAGACCGAGTTGTTCGTGCGCGGCGCGCCGTTCGACCATCGCGACACCAACACGCTGCAGCTGGTCGCGCCACCAAAGCTCAATCCGCTCGCGGTGATCGTCAACGATCGCGCCAGAAGCGATGAGAAGGGCGATGGGCCGGCAGCCTCGGCCTGA
- a CDS encoding bifunctional diguanylate cyclase/phosphodiesterase — MFFLPLVWIGYFAITASERMDAGEQARSHGDSVAELFEENTERIFERVDQSLLVVRALYAQDPLSFSLKSWSDTARIATGDVVQFALIGSDGYMIDTTAGYSGPPLYLGDREHFINVMAQADDRLYVAKPVLGRASNKWTIQLARKLFDLARNPAGVIVGSISVDVVGRFYDTAKLGVGGTLVLRNANYVVLAARGVDQGSVLGQRTPSRVEGELGDGFYVQYWNENRPNRSDRLITARRSRAFPLIFTVGISEQEIYSRSAFRQKVYLGGALLLTFIILAATTFHWRRQQALDRAHRERRDFASKFEDALRNLPQGLSMFDGRDRLIAFNPQWLELYGLLPEDIRIGMHFRDIFAKQTAVLDVEAYLVDLKNRLARSEQISNTVQFPDGRVVYISYGRREGGGWVATHEDITERKASADRIERLAHYDSLTGLANRNLFKERIDEALASSRRLEPAFAVLLLDLDKFKSVNDALGHQCGDALLKQVADRIKAQIRDADTAARIGGDEFAVIVAAMRDGAASLAERLVQAIAEPYHIDGHPVVIGCSIGLALVPEHGTRVDEILRNADLALYRSKNAGRSCFHLYSAELKAEADQRNVLEIELREAIWREEMEVFYQPVIELGTGRVKSVEALARWHHGTRGYIPPAEFIAVAEAGGLIVELGNQVLARACRDAMSMPADVKVAVNLSALQFAGTNLVDTVTFALAQSGLPQTRLELEITESVFLADTEENLKTLQRLKALGVSIALDDFGVGYSSLSYLTAFPFDKVKIDKSFIDRIDRCETVAVLKSIVQLAKTLKLSIVAEGVESFEQVKRLQSLGIPLGQGFHFSKPVPLAGLSWQAPPARRKRRAA, encoded by the coding sequence TTGTTCTTTCTGCCCCTGGTCTGGATCGGCTATTTCGCAATCACCGCGTCGGAGCGGATGGATGCGGGCGAGCAGGCGCGGTCGCACGGCGACAGCGTCGCCGAACTGTTCGAGGAAAACACCGAACGCATCTTCGAGCGCGTCGATCAGTCATTGCTGGTGGTGCGAGCGCTCTACGCCCAGGATCCGCTCAGCTTCAGCTTGAAGTCATGGTCGGACACGGCCCGCATTGCGACCGGCGACGTGGTTCAGTTCGCACTGATCGGATCAGACGGATACATGATCGACACGACCGCGGGCTATTCCGGTCCGCCGCTTTATCTTGGCGATCGCGAACACTTCATCAATGTCATGGCGCAAGCCGACGATCGCCTCTACGTTGCCAAGCCGGTGCTGGGACGGGCCTCGAACAAATGGACGATCCAGCTGGCAAGAAAGTTGTTCGACCTCGCGCGGAATCCGGCCGGGGTGATCGTCGGCTCGATCAGCGTCGACGTGGTCGGCAGGTTCTACGACACGGCAAAGCTCGGCGTCGGAGGAACGCTGGTGCTCAGAAATGCGAATTACGTCGTGCTCGCCGCCCGGGGCGTGGACCAGGGCTCCGTGCTGGGACAACGCACACCCAGCCGCGTCGAGGGCGAGCTCGGTGACGGCTTCTATGTGCAATATTGGAACGAGAACCGGCCGAACCGCAGCGACCGGCTGATCACGGCGCGCAGGTCGCGCGCGTTTCCGCTCATCTTCACCGTCGGCATTTCGGAGCAGGAGATTTATTCCCGCTCCGCCTTCAGGCAGAAGGTCTATCTCGGCGGCGCGCTGCTGCTTACGTTCATTATCCTCGCCGCGACGACATTCCATTGGCGACGGCAGCAGGCGCTGGATCGCGCTCACCGCGAGCGGCGCGATTTTGCCAGCAAGTTCGAGGATGCGCTCCGGAACCTTCCCCAGGGCTTGAGCATGTTCGATGGCCGTGACCGCCTGATCGCATTCAACCCGCAATGGCTCGAACTCTATGGCCTCCTGCCGGAAGACATTCGGATCGGCATGCATTTCCGGGATATATTCGCAAAACAGACCGCCGTTCTCGACGTCGAGGCCTATCTCGTCGATTTGAAGAACCGGCTCGCCCGGTCGGAGCAGATCTCGAACACCGTGCAGTTTCCCGATGGACGGGTCGTCTACATCTCCTACGGCCGGCGCGAGGGTGGCGGCTGGGTCGCTACTCATGAGGACATCACCGAGCGCAAGGCGTCGGCGGACCGCATCGAGCGGCTGGCGCATTACGACAGCCTGACCGGCCTTGCCAACCGCAACCTGTTCAAGGAGCGCATCGACGAGGCGCTAGCCAGCTCGCGCCGGCTGGAGCCTGCGTTCGCCGTCCTCCTGCTCGATCTCGACAAGTTCAAGTCCGTCAATGATGCGCTCGGCCATCAATGCGGCGACGCGTTGCTGAAGCAGGTTGCCGACCGGATCAAGGCGCAGATTCGTGATGCCGATACGGCGGCGCGAATTGGCGGCGACGAGTTTGCCGTGATCGTGGCCGCGATGCGCGACGGCGCTGCAAGCCTGGCCGAGCGGCTGGTCCAGGCCATTGCCGAGCCCTATCACATCGATGGCCATCCCGTCGTGATCGGCTGTAGCATTGGCCTTGCGCTCGTGCCCGAGCACGGCACGCGGGTCGATGAGATCCTCCGCAACGCCGATCTTGCGCTCTACAGGTCGAAGAATGCCGGCCGAAGCTGCTTCCACCTCTATTCAGCGGAGCTCAAGGCGGAAGCGGATCAGCGCAACGTGCTCGAGATCGAGCTGCGCGAAGCGATCTGGCGCGAGGAGATGGAGGTGTTTTATCAGCCCGTGATCGAGCTCGGCACCGGCCGGGTAAAATCGGTCGAAGCGCTGGCGCGCTGGCATCACGGCACCAGGGGCTACATTCCTCCGGCTGAGTTCATTGCGGTTGCGGAGGCGGGGGGCTTGATCGTCGAGCTCGGCAATCAGGTGCTTGCCCGGGCCTGTCGCGATGCGATGAGCATGCCGGCCGACGTTAAGGTCGCCGTCAATCTCTCTGCCCTGCAATTTGCCGGCACCAATCTCGTCGACACCGTGACGTTTGCGTTGGCGCAGAGCGGCCTTCCGCAAACCCGGCTCGAACTCGAGATCACCGAGAGCGTATTTCTCGCCGACACCGAGGAGAACCTCAAGACGCTGCAGCGCCTCAAGGCGCTCGGCGTCTCCATTGCCCTTGACGATTTCGGTGTCGGATACTCGTCTTTGTCCTATTTGACGGCCTTTCCTTTCGACAAGGTCAAGATCGACAAATCGTTCATCGACAGGATCGATCGCTGCGAGACCGTCGCCGTGCTGAAGTCCATCGTGCAACTCGCGAAGACGTTGAAGCTCTCGATCGTCGCCGAGGGGGTCGAGTCCTTCGAGCAGGTTAAACGGCTCCAGTCACTCGGCATCCCGCTCGGCCAGGGATTTCACTTCAGCAAGCCCGTGCCGCTCGCCGGCCTCTCGTGGCAGGCTCCCCCGGCGCGACGGAAACGGCGGGCGGCGTGA
- a CDS encoding DUF2182 domain-containing protein yields MQGRSILEHLLHRDRLIVAIGTAAVVALAWAYLAAGAGMDTEMMTDMPDMAPMPWTPFYGVLLFVMWWVMMVAMMAPSAVPTVLLYATVKRKQETASRAAIDTWIFLAGYLVTWAGFSLAAVLVQGAFERFGLLSMAMASTSAILGGGVLIAAGLYQFTPLKQACLRYCESPLLFLSRHWRPGTRGALRMGLRHGSYCVGCCWFLMVLLFVGGVMNLAWIIGIALYVAGEKLLPFGRRLSYAAGGVLILSGTIVLARAI; encoded by the coding sequence ATGCAGGGGCGCTCGATACTGGAACACCTGCTCCACCGCGACCGGCTGATCGTCGCGATCGGGACTGCCGCAGTGGTGGCGCTCGCCTGGGCCTATCTCGCCGCGGGCGCCGGCATGGACACCGAGATGATGACCGACATGCCGGACATGGCGCCGATGCCGTGGACGCCATTCTATGGCGTGCTGCTGTTCGTGATGTGGTGGGTGATGATGGTCGCGATGATGGCGCCGAGCGCGGTGCCCACCGTTCTCTTGTATGCGACCGTCAAGCGCAAGCAGGAGACCGCCTCCCGCGCCGCAATCGATACCTGGATCTTTCTCGCCGGCTATCTCGTGACGTGGGCGGGGTTCAGTCTCGCTGCGGTCCTGGTGCAAGGAGCGTTCGAACGTTTCGGATTGCTGTCGATGGCGATGGCAAGCACCAGCGCGATTTTGGGCGGCGGCGTTCTGATTGCAGCAGGGCTTTATCAGTTCACGCCTCTCAAACAGGCGTGCCTGCGGTACTGCGAGAGCCCGCTGTTGTTTCTCAGCCGACATTGGCGGCCCGGCACACGCGGCGCATTGCGAATGGGACTTCGCCACGGCAGCTACTGCGTCGGCTGCTGCTGGTTTCTGATGGTATTGCTGTTCGTCGGCGGCGTGATGAACCTGGCCTGGATCATCGGCATCGCGCTCTATGTCGCCGGCGAGAAGCTGCTGCCGTTCGGCCGAAGATTGAGCTATGCGGCAGGCGGGGTCCTCATCCTGTCCGGCACGATCGTTCTTGCGCGGGCAATCTGA
- a CDS encoding DUF1326 domain-containing protein, whose protein sequence is MAASDWRLEGEWMKNCTCAFGCPCDFNARPTQGYCKGMVAMRIARGHFEGTRLDGLCFAITVDFPGPLHEGNGTIQPIIDERATAEQRQALFDIFSGKHSAEGTLFQIVSMIVTRIHDPVFAPFEFSFDKEGRVAKLVARGVLETDVEPIKNPVTGDPHRIQVVMPEGFEHRAAEVASANIRSTGAIPFETRGTHSSLANVVQTPEGVAA, encoded by the coding sequence ATGGCTGCATCGGACTGGCGTCTCGAAGGCGAATGGATGAAGAACTGCACCTGCGCGTTTGGCTGTCCCTGCGATTTCAACGCACGGCCGACCCAAGGCTATTGCAAGGGAATGGTCGCCATGCGGATCGCCAGGGGACATTTCGAAGGGACCAGGCTCGATGGTCTCTGCTTTGCGATCACGGTCGACTTCCCTGGGCCGCTTCATGAGGGCAACGGGACAATCCAGCCCATCATCGACGAACGCGCCACGGCGGAGCAGCGTCAGGCGTTGTTCGATATCTTTTCCGGCAAGCATTCGGCCGAAGGCACGCTTTTCCAGATCGTCAGCATGATCGTTACCAGGATCCACGATCCGGTGTTTGCGCCGTTCGAGTTTTCCTTCGACAAGGAAGGACGCGTCGCAAAACTCGTCGCCAGGGGCGTGCTCGAGACCGATGTCGAGCCGATCAAGAACCCGGTCACCGGTGATCCGCACCGCATCCAGGTGGTCATGCCCGAGGGGTTCGAACATCGGGCGGCCGAGGTCGCATCCGCCAACATCCGTTCGACCGGGGCGATCCCGTTCGAGACCCGGGGTACGCATAGCTCGCTCGCCAATGTCGTGCAGACGCCCGAGGGGGTTGCCGCATGA
- the yacG gene encoding DNA gyrase inhibitor YacG, which produces MDAPIKKPASPLKTCPICGKPQSEATRPFCSSRCRDVDLNRWLKGSYVIPGRDDDLDDME; this is translated from the coding sequence ATGGACGCCCCCATCAAAAAGCCTGCCAGCCCGCTCAAAACCTGCCCGATCTGCGGCAAGCCGCAGTCCGAGGCCACCCGTCCGTTCTGCTCGTCGCGCTGTCGCGACGTCGACCTGAACCGCTGGCTGAAAGGCTCCTACGTCATCCCCGGCCGCGACGACGATTTAGATGACATGGAATAA
- a CDS encoding Maf-like protein, which produces MLGRPKFVLASGSPRRLSLLNQAGIEPDALRPADVDETPKRGELPRACANRLARAKADAALKSVQLDDELRGAFILSADTVVAVGRRILPKANLVDEAAQCLRLLSGRNHRVYTAITLVTPREAFRQRLVETRVRFKRLSEDDIQAYIGSGEWRGKAGGYAVQGIAGSFVVKMVGSYTNVVGLPLYETTTLLGGEGFPIRFGWLNATAV; this is translated from the coding sequence ATGCTTGGCCGCCCCAAATTCGTACTTGCCTCCGGTTCGCCGCGGCGCCTGTCGCTGCTCAACCAGGCCGGCATCGAGCCGGACGCGCTCCGGCCGGCCGACGTCGACGAGACGCCGAAGCGGGGCGAGCTGCCGCGCGCCTGTGCCAATCGCCTCGCAAGGGCCAAGGCGGACGCAGCGCTGAAATCGGTGCAACTCGACGACGAGCTGCGTGGCGCCTTCATCCTCTCCGCCGACACCGTGGTCGCGGTCGGCCGCCGCATCCTGCCCAAGGCGAATCTGGTGGACGAGGCGGCGCAGTGCCTGCGGCTGCTGTCGGGCCGCAACCACCGCGTCTACACCGCGATCACCCTGGTGACGCCGCGCGAGGCGTTCCGCCAGCGGCTGGTCGAGACCCGCGTCCGGTTCAAGCGCCTCTCGGAAGATGACATCCAGGCCTATATCGGGTCCGGCGAATGGCGCGGCAAAGCCGGCGGCTACGCCGTGCAGGGCATCGCCGGCTCCTTCGTGGTGAAGATGGTGGGGTCCTACACCAACGTCGTCGGCCTGCCGCTCTACGAGACCACCACGCTGCTCGGCGGCGAGGGCTTTCCGATCCGCTTCGGCTGGCTCAACGCCACCGCGGTGTGA
- a CDS encoding low molecular weight phosphatase family protein, producing MAAPSRARDPQSVLFACAMNSVRSPMAESLLQHMFPQGLYVKSAGARRGELDPFAVSVMAELGQDISAHKPQTFEELEDWEGLNFDLIITLSPEAHHKALELTRTLAADVEYWPTQDPTTIEGSRDQKLAAYRDVCDQLLMRIRRRFAKVGAASG from the coding sequence ATGGCTGCGCCCTCACGCGCACGCGATCCGCAATCGGTGCTGTTCGCCTGCGCGATGAACAGCGTGCGCTCGCCGATGGCCGAGAGCCTGTTGCAACACATGTTTCCGCAGGGCCTCTACGTGAAATCGGCCGGCGCCAGGCGCGGCGAGCTCGATCCGTTCGCGGTGTCCGTGATGGCTGAGCTCGGCCAGGACATCTCCGCCCACAAGCCGCAGACCTTCGAGGAGCTGGAGGATTGGGAGGGGCTGAATTTCGACCTCATCATCACGCTCTCGCCCGAGGCGCACCACAAGGCGCTGGAGCTGACGCGGACGCTGGCGGCCGACGTCGAATATTGGCCGACGCAGGATCCGACCACCATCGAGGGCAGCCGCGACCAGAAGCTGGCAGCCTATCGCGACGTCTGCGACCAGCTGTTGATGCGCATCCGCCGGCGTTTTGCCAAGGTGGGCGCGGCGTCAGGTTGA
- a CDS encoding UPF0262 family protein: MTELPEQDDSTNRIVGVTLDEESIGRSGPDIEHERAIAIYDLIEQNLFAPDGADGKGPFTLHIGITGNRLMFDIRREDGTPVVAHLLSLTPFRRIVKDYFMICDSYYQAIRTATPDKIEAIDMGRRGIHDEGSRTLQERLKGKVRVDFETSRRLFTLITVLHWKG; the protein is encoded by the coding sequence ATGACAGAGCTGCCCGAACAGGACGACTCGACCAATCGCATCGTCGGCGTCACGCTCGACGAAGAATCGATTGGCCGTTCCGGGCCTGATATCGAGCATGAGCGCGCGATCGCGATCTACGATCTGATCGAGCAGAACCTGTTCGCGCCCGATGGCGCCGACGGGAAGGGCCCGTTCACGCTGCATATCGGCATCACCGGCAACCGCCTGATGTTCGACATCCGCCGCGAGGACGGCACGCCCGTCGTCGCGCATCTGTTGTCGCTGACGCCGTTCCGGCGGATCGTGAAGGACTATTTCATGATCTGCGACAGCTACTACCAGGCGATCCGCACCGCGACCCCCGACAAGATCGAGGCCATCGACATGGGCCGGCGCGGCATCCATGACGAGGGATCGCGCACGCTGCAGGAGCGGCTGAAGGGCAAGGTGCGGGTCGACTTCGAGACCTCGCGCCGGCTGTTCACGCTCATCACCGTCCTTCATTGGAAAGGCTGA
- the hisD gene encoding histidinol dehydrogenase, translated as MPVRLDRSSADFDQRFAAFLAAKREVSADVEAAARAIVDDVAKRGDAALLEATAKFDRLTLDAASLRISAAEIEAANKACDVATLDALKLARDRIEIYHRRQLPQDERFTDPLGVELGWRYTAIESAGLYVPGGTAAYPSSVLMNAVPAKVAGVSRLVMVVPSPDGKLNPLVLAAASLGGVTEIYRVGGAQAVAALAHGTATIAPVAKIVGPGNAYVAAAKRLVFGKVGIDMIAGPSEVLVIADDTGNADWIAADLLAQAEHDASAQSILITDSARLAADVEKAVEAQLKTLPRAAIASASWADFGAIIMVKNLGDSISLADAIAAEHLEIMTADPDALAAKIRNAGAVFLGPHTPEAIGDYVGGSNHVLPTARSARFSSGLSVHDFMKRTSILKCGPDQLRALGPAAMTLGQAEGLDAHSRSIGLRLNLS; from the coding sequence ATGCCCGTTCGCCTCGACCGCAGCAGCGCCGATTTTGACCAGCGATTCGCGGCCTTCCTCGCCGCCAAACGCGAGGTCTCGGCCGACGTCGAAGCCGCCGCGCGCGCCATCGTCGACGACGTCGCCAAGCGGGGCGATGCCGCGCTGCTCGAGGCCACCGCAAAGTTCGACCGGTTGACGCTGGATGCGGCCTCCTTGCGCATTTCGGCCGCCGAAATCGAGGCCGCGAACAAGGCCTGCGATGTCGCGACGCTGGATGCGCTCAAGCTCGCGCGGGACCGCATCGAGATCTATCACCGCCGGCAGTTGCCGCAGGACGAGCGCTTCACCGACCCGCTCGGAGTCGAGCTCGGCTGGCGCTACACTGCGATCGAATCCGCCGGCCTCTACGTGCCAGGCGGCACTGCGGCCTATCCGTCCTCGGTGCTGATGAACGCGGTGCCTGCAAAGGTCGCCGGCGTCTCGCGCCTGGTGATGGTGGTGCCCTCGCCGGACGGCAAGCTCAATCCGCTGGTGCTGGCGGCGGCCTCGCTCGGCGGCGTCACCGAGATCTACCGCGTCGGCGGCGCGCAGGCCGTGGCGGCGCTGGCGCACGGCACCGCGACGATCGCGCCGGTCGCCAAGATCGTCGGCCCCGGCAATGCCTATGTCGCCGCCGCCAAGCGGCTGGTGTTCGGCAAGGTCGGCATCGACATGATCGCCGGCCCGTCCGAGGTGCTGGTGATTGCCGACGACACTGGCAATGCCGACTGGATCGCCGCCGATCTCCTGGCGCAGGCCGAGCACGATGCCAGCGCGCAGTCGATCCTGATCACCGACTCGGCCCGCCTTGCCGCCGACGTCGAAAAGGCGGTCGAGGCGCAGTTGAAGACGCTGCCGCGCGCCGCAATCGCCAGCGCGTCCTGGGCCGATTTCGGCGCCATCATCATGGTGAAGAACTTAGGCGATAGCATTTCGCTCGCGGACGCGATCGCCGCGGAGCATCTCGAGATCATGACGGCTGATCCCGATGCGCTCGCTGCGAAGATCCGCAATGCCGGCGCGGTGTTCCTCGGGCCCCATACGCCGGAGGCGATCGGCGACTATGTCGGCGGCTCCAATCATGTGCTGCCTACGGCGCGCTCGGCGCGATTCTCCTCAGGGCTGTCGGTGCACGACTTCATGAAGCGCACCTCGATCCTGAAATGCGGCCCGGATCAGCTGCGTGCGCTCGGTCCTGCCGCGATGACGCTCGGACAAGCGGAGGGGCTGGACGCCCATTCGCGTTCGATTGGATTGCGCCTCAATCTGTCATGA
- a CDS encoding DUF2948 family protein, translating to MSPQLKLIALDADDLAVISTHVQDARVQASDIIWRQSEKRLVVGMSRLDWEQTLEGEAEPRRLVAALRFDRVLACKSRNIELAAPDKVLDLVGIEFHPRDGRDEEPGGSALLLFAEGGAIRLDVECLECELTDLGADALGTGLEIEGEG from the coding sequence ATGTCGCCCCAGCTCAAACTGATCGCACTCGACGCCGACGATCTCGCCGTGATCTCGACCCATGTCCAGGACGCCCGTGTCCAGGCCTCCGACATCATCTGGCGACAAAGCGAGAAGCGGCTTGTGGTCGGGATGAGCCGGCTGGACTGGGAGCAGACGCTGGAGGGCGAGGCCGAGCCGCGCCGGCTGGTCGCCGCGCTCCGCTTCGACCGCGTGCTCGCCTGCAAGTCGCGCAACATCGAGCTCGCGGCTCCCGACAAGGTCCTGGACCTCGTCGGTATCGAATTTCATCCCCGGGACGGGCGCGACGAGGAGCCCGGCGGCAGCGCCCTGCTCTTGTTCGCCGAGGGCGGAGCCATCCGGCTCGACGTCGAATGCCTGGAATGTGAGCTGACCGACCTCGGGGCCGACGCATTGGGAACGGGGTTGGAGATCGAAGGGGAGGGATGA
- a CDS encoding epimerase, giving the protein MQVIIFGATGMVGQGVLRECLVDTGIARVLVVGRSPTGVRNAKLTEIIHDNFLDYSTIEAQLTGFDACFFCLGVSSIGMSEQRYRHLTYDLTLAAATTLARLNPQMVFTYVTGASTDSTEQGSRMWARIKGKTENDLLKLPFRAAYMFRPGAIQPLHGARSKTVWVQAVYSATGPLWSVLRRLSPRLVTSTEQIGRAMIRVAREGYPRKVLEMEDINSL; this is encoded by the coding sequence ATGCAAGTCATCATCTTCGGCGCCACCGGCATGGTCGGGCAGGGCGTTTTGCGCGAATGCCTGGTCGACACCGGCATCGCCCGTGTGCTCGTGGTCGGCCGCAGCCCGACCGGGGTGCGCAACGCCAAGCTCACCGAGATCATCCACGACAATTTTCTGGACTATTCAACGATCGAGGCCCAGCTCACCGGCTTCGATGCCTGCTTTTTCTGCCTCGGCGTCTCCTCCATCGGCATGAGCGAGCAGCGCTACCGCCACCTCACCTATGACCTCACGCTCGCGGCTGCGACGACGCTGGCGCGCCTCAATCCGCAGATGGTCTTCACCTACGTCACCGGCGCCAGCACCGATTCCACCGAGCAGGGTTCGCGGATGTGGGCGCGGATCAAGGGCAAGACCGAGAACGATCTGCTCAAGCTGCCGTTCAGGGCCGCCTACATGTTCCGGCCCGGCGCGATCCAGCCGCTGCACGGCGCCCGTTCCAAGACCGTCTGGGTGCAGGCGGTCTATTCCGCAACCGGGCCGCTTTGGTCCGTGCTGCGCCGGCTCTCGCCGCGGCTCGTTACTTCGACCGAGCAGATCGGCCGCGCCATGATCCGCGTCGCCCGGGAGGGGTATCCGCGGAAGGTGCTGGAGATGGAGGATATCAATAGCCTCTAG
- a CDS encoding SDR family oxidoreductase, translated as MTDWTTADIPSLAGKTAVVTGATGGLGYETAMALAGAGAIVILTGRNDAKGLRAIEGICERFPNALIAYEPLDLAGLSSVADFARRFAAGNEQLDLLVNNAGVMALPKRQQTEDGFEMQFGTNYLGHYALTAHLLPPLRRAKAPRVVNLSSLAHRSGTINFDDLQGKHSYRPWRAYCQSKLAMLMFSLELQRRSDAAGWGVSSIAAHPGFARTDLIANGPGANTFQSRIGRLLQPLFSQSAAEGALPTLLAATSPAAEPGSYYGPNGFYEMKGAPAAAKIMPHAKDFATAAMLWDVSATLTGVSFDEIAAAA; from the coding sequence ATGACCGACTGGACCACGGCAGACATCCCCTCTCTCGCCGGCAAGACGGCCGTCGTGACGGGGGCGACGGGTGGCCTCGGGTACGAGACGGCGATGGCGCTGGCGGGCGCCGGTGCCATTGTCATACTCACCGGACGCAATGACGCAAAGGGCCTGCGGGCCATCGAAGGCATCTGCGAGCGGTTTCCCAATGCGCTGATCGCCTACGAGCCTCTCGATCTCGCCGGCCTGTCCTCCGTCGCCGATTTCGCCAGGCGCTTCGCCGCCGGCAACGAGCAGCTCGATCTTCTCGTCAACAATGCCGGCGTGATGGCGCTGCCGAAACGCCAGCAGACCGAGGACGGTTTCGAGATGCAATTCGGCACCAATTATCTAGGCCACTACGCACTGACGGCCCACCTGTTGCCGCCGCTTCGCCGCGCGAAGGCGCCGCGTGTCGTCAATCTCTCGAGCCTTGCGCACCGCTCCGGCACGATCAATTTCGACGATCTGCAAGGCAAGCATTCCTATCGTCCGTGGCGCGCCTATTGCCAGTCCAAGCTGGCGATGCTGATGTTTTCGCTCGAATTGCAGCGTCGCAGCGACGCGGCCGGCTGGGGTGTGAGCAGCATTGCCGCGCATCCCGGCTTTGCGCGCACCGACCTCATTGCGAACGGGCCGGGCGCCAACACGTTCCAGTCGCGGATCGGCCGGCTGCTCCAGCCGCTGTTCAGCCAGTCCGCGGCGGAGGGCGCACTGCCAACGCTGCTCGCCGCGACTTCCCCCGCGGCCGAGCCAGGCAGCTATTACGGCCCGAACGGATTCTACGAAATGAAGGGGGCGCCCGCGGCGGCGAAGATCATGCCACACGCGAAGGATTTCGCCACCGCTGCCATGCTGTGGGATGTCTCGGCGACGCTGACCGGTGTATCCTTCGACGAGATCGCGGCCGCGGCGTGA